From the genome of Thermococcus chitonophagus, one region includes:
- a CDS encoding serine/threonine-protein kinase RIO2 — MVSKLLALEAYPRLKDIDFRLLRAVELKMRYYKWVPLEEIAKFARMDVESASHRLGRLDNWGLIIRRSDMGYIGYQLTIHGYDALAIRAFAKKGVIEAISTTQIGVGKDADVYVALTPSGEKVAVKFNRIGERTSARKAGYHSDVFADKHHKSWLYVSRLIAKKEHEALVLLSSFAKVPKPIAWNRHAIVMEFIRGVELAELRDTDLTREEASEILGKVLDEYEKIVKFGIVHGDMSEFNIVLTEDNDILIIDWAQYLSCANPESLNLLKRDITVLLNAFRRRWGVKRDFDEEWKRFYEAWLVGRKEVSEEEEQTPQDA, encoded by the coding sequence AAGACATAGACTTTAGACTACTTAGGGCTGTAGAGCTTAAGATGAGATACTATAAATGGGTTCCGTTAGAGGAAATAGCAAAATTCGCAAGAATGGACGTTGAAAGCGCAAGCCACCGATTAGGGAGGCTAGATAACTGGGGGCTGATAATTAGAAGAAGTGACATGGGATACATAGGTTACCAGCTAACAATACATGGATACGATGCCCTTGCAATAAGGGCATTTGCAAAGAAAGGGGTAATTGAAGCAATATCTACCACCCAAATAGGAGTTGGGAAGGATGCAGACGTGTACGTTGCTTTAACTCCCTCAGGAGAGAAGGTTGCAGTGAAGTTTAACAGGATTGGAGAGAGAACTAGCGCAAGGAAAGCGGGTTATCACAGTGATGTATTTGCAGACAAGCATCACAAGAGCTGGTTATACGTTTCTAGGTTAATAGCAAAGAAGGAACACGAAGCCCTTGTTTTGCTAAGCTCATTCGCTAAAGTTCCAAAGCCGATAGCTTGGAACAGGCATGCAATAGTAATGGAGTTCATTAGAGGGGTTGAGCTAGCAGAATTAAGGGACACGGACCTTACGAGAGAAGAAGCAAGTGAAATCCTGGGGAAAGTGTTAGATGAATACGAGAAGATAGTCAAGTTCGGAATAGTTCATGGGGACATGAGTGAGTTCAACATAGTATTAACCGAAGACAATGATATTTTGATAATAGACTGGGCCCAGTACTTAAGCTGTGCAAATCCCGAAAGCCTAAACTTACTGAAAAGGGACATAACTGTCCTTTTAAACGCCTTCCGGAGAAGGTGGGGCGTAAAGAGAGACTTTGATGAAGAATGGAAAAGATTTTATGAAGCATGGCTAGTTGGAAGAAAAGAAGTCAGCGAAGAAGAAGAACAAACTCCCCAGGATGCCTAA